In Mycolicibacterium phocaicum, one DNA window encodes the following:
- the phoU gene encoding phosphate signaling complex protein PhoU — protein sequence MRTAYHEQLEGLTNRLGEMCGLAGVAMERATQALLQADLVLAEQVISDHEQIATLSAHAEEQAFVLLALQSPVAGDLRSVVGSIQIVADVDRMGALALHVAKIARRRHPQHALPEEVNGYFAEMGRLAVELGNTAQEVLLTQDPERAARIQEEDDAMDDLHRHLFSVMMDREWKHGVTAAVDVTLLSRFYERFADHAVEVARRVIFQVTGRFSDDDGLPTIH from the coding sequence ATGCGTACCGCGTACCACGAGCAGCTTGAAGGCCTGACCAACCGCCTGGGCGAGATGTGCGGACTGGCCGGCGTTGCCATGGAGCGCGCGACCCAGGCCCTGTTGCAGGCCGACCTGGTGCTGGCCGAACAGGTCATCTCCGATCACGAGCAGATCGCCACCCTGAGCGCCCACGCCGAGGAGCAGGCCTTCGTCCTGCTGGCCCTGCAGTCCCCGGTTGCCGGTGACCTGCGGTCCGTCGTCGGCTCCATCCAGATCGTCGCCGATGTCGACCGCATGGGCGCGCTGGCGCTGCACGTCGCCAAGATCGCCCGGCGCCGGCACCCGCAGCACGCGCTGCCCGAGGAGGTCAACGGCTACTTCGCCGAAATGGGCCGCCTGGCAGTCGAATTGGGCAACACCGCGCAAGAGGTGCTCCTCACCCAGGACCCCGAGCGCGCGGCCCGCATCCAGGAAGAAGACGACGCGATGGATGACCTGCACCGTCATCTGTTCAGCGTGATGATGGACCGCGAGTGGAAGCACGGCGTGACCGCGGCGGTCGACGTGACGCTGCTGAGCCGCTTCTACGAGCGCTTCGCCGACCACGCCGTCGAGGTCGCGCGCCGGGTGATCTTCCAGGTCACCGGCCGTTTCTCCGACGACGACGGCCTGCCGACCATCCACTAG
- a CDS encoding LCP family protein, whose protein sequence is MSDRDRTTPGEGDGDNPWVTRTTRASGPVRAPWERAGRPAEQPDDEITGSHGGGGVTVAELIARLSGGAVPPATAIEAPAPSAPAAPAKPAQPPRAARAPESVAPEPIPAPAAEEPVRTARLRPESDPVTEVFGAPLAEPVELPERPRAVVRTDVRNYIDHPERPTHADAPPPVDHHTRHRFAVAGRILMALAAVIALSMTGAAWQWQNIKNNNMNRVSALDLNSRDIVDPNAQFGDENFLIVGVDSRYGQNADMGAGTTEDAGGTRSDTIMLVNIPANRKRVVAVSFPRDLAIKSTQCEAWDPKTGGYGPIYDEDTKSYGPDQVYTETKLNSAYSFGGPKCLVKVIQKLSGLSVNRFMAVDFAGFSKLVDALGGVEVCSSTPLEDYELGTVLEHSGRQVIDGHTALQYVRARQVTTEVNGDYGRIKRQQMFLSSLLRSMISKDTFFNIGKLNNVVNLFINDSSVDNVTTKDLVQLGQSIQGVSAGRVTFVTVPTGVTDSEGNEPPRVDDMRALFDAIINDDPLPEERNADKTPVPSTSSAPSTNAAAPDGEDVNTTTTDPSQVTVRVSNSTGQDGLAATATKELEQHGFTVNSPDDYQGQVTSTTVFYSPGHEQAAATVASTLPGAHVERVSGLGDVVRVVLGTDFTAVGNPAASGSAAQMRVTHGSLSGEPTKLPEDLSITNAADTTCK, encoded by the coding sequence GGTTCCGCCGGCGACGGCCATCGAGGCACCAGCGCCATCAGCGCCCGCCGCGCCGGCCAAGCCCGCGCAGCCGCCGCGGGCCGCACGGGCGCCCGAGTCCGTCGCTCCGGAACCAATCCCGGCCCCGGCGGCTGAGGAGCCGGTGCGAACTGCCCGCCTTCGGCCCGAATCCGATCCCGTCACAGAGGTTTTCGGCGCGCCGCTGGCCGAACCCGTCGAGCTGCCCGAACGGCCGCGGGCCGTGGTCCGCACCGACGTCCGGAACTACATCGACCATCCGGAGCGGCCGACGCATGCCGACGCTCCCCCACCGGTCGATCACCACACCCGTCACCGCTTCGCGGTGGCCGGCCGCATCCTCATGGCGCTGGCGGCCGTCATCGCGCTGTCGATGACGGGTGCCGCCTGGCAGTGGCAGAACATCAAGAACAACAACATGAACCGGGTCTCCGCGCTGGACCTCAACTCCCGCGACATCGTCGACCCCAACGCCCAGTTCGGTGACGAGAACTTCCTGATCGTCGGCGTGGACAGCCGCTACGGCCAGAACGCCGACATGGGCGCCGGTACCACCGAAGACGCGGGCGGCACGCGCTCCGACACGATCATGCTGGTCAACATCCCGGCCAACCGCAAACGTGTTGTGGCAGTGTCGTTCCCGCGCGACCTGGCCATCAAGTCAACGCAGTGCGAAGCCTGGGATCCGAAGACCGGCGGCTACGGCCCCATCTACGACGAAGACACCAAAAGCTATGGGCCCGACCAGGTTTACACCGAGACCAAGCTGAACTCGGCCTACTCGTTCGGCGGGCCGAAGTGCCTGGTGAAGGTGATCCAGAAGCTGTCCGGCCTGTCGGTGAACCGTTTCATGGCAGTTGATTTCGCCGGCTTCTCCAAACTCGTCGATGCCCTCGGCGGCGTCGAGGTCTGCAGCAGCACGCCGCTCGAGGACTACGAGCTGGGCACCGTGCTGGAGCACTCCGGCCGTCAGGTCATCGACGGCCACACCGCGCTGCAATACGTCCGCGCCCGCCAGGTCACCACCGAGGTCAACGGCGACTACGGCCGGATCAAGCGCCAGCAGATGTTCCTGTCGTCGCTGCTGCGGTCGATGATCTCCAAGGACACGTTCTTCAACATCGGCAAGCTCAACAACGTCGTCAACCTGTTCATCAACGACTCCTCTGTCGACAACGTCACCACCAAGGACCTGGTGCAGTTGGGCCAGTCCATCCAGGGCGTCAGCGCCGGCCGCGTCACCTTCGTGACGGTGCCCACCGGCGTGACCGACTCCGAGGGCAACGAACCGCCGCGGGTCGACGACATGCGCGCACTGTTCGACGCGATCATCAACGACGATCCGCTGCCCGAGGAACGCAACGCCGACAAGACCCCGGTCCCGTCCACGTCGTCCGCGCCCAGCACGAACGCAGCCGCACCGGACGGCGAAGACGTCAACACCACGACGACCGATCCGAGCCAGGTGACGGTCCGGGTATCCAACTCGACCGGTCAGGACGGCCTGGCCGCGACCGCGACCAAGGAACTTGAGCAGCACGGCTTCACCGTCAACTCGCCGGACGACTACCAGGGCCAGGTGACGTCGACGACGGTGTTCTACTCACCGGGGCACGAACAGGCCGCCGCGACCGTGGCGTCCACGCTGCCGGGCGCCCACGTCGAGCGGGTGTCAGGCCTGGGAGACGTGGTGCGGGTGGTGCTGGGGACCGATTTCACCGCGGTGGGAAACCCGGCGGCCAGCGGCTCAGCCGCACAGATGCGGGTGACCCACGGCAGCCTGTCCGGAGAGCCCACCAAGCTGCCGGAAGATCTCAGCATCACCAATGCAGCCGACACCACCTGCAAATAG
- the pstB gene encoding phosphate ABC transporter ATP-binding protein PstB, translating to MAKRLDLKDLNIYYGSFHAVQSVSLSVEPRSVTAFIGPSGCGKSTVLRTLNRMHEVIPGARATGSVLLDGDDIYAPGVDPVGVRKTIGMVFQRPNPFPTMSIRDNVVAGLKLQGVRNKKTLDEVAERSLKGANLWNEVKDRLEKPGGGLSGGQQQRLCIARAIAVQPDVLLMDEPCSALDPISTLAIEDLIAELKQDFTIVIVTHNMQQAARVSDQTAFFNLEATGKPGQLIEIDDTEKIFSNPTKKATEDYISGRFG from the coding sequence CCTGTCGGTGGAGCCGCGCAGTGTGACAGCGTTCATCGGCCCGTCGGGCTGCGGCAAGTCGACGGTGCTGCGCACCCTCAACCGCATGCACGAGGTGATTCCGGGCGCTCGCGCCACAGGCTCGGTGCTGCTCGACGGTGACGACATCTATGCCCCCGGCGTGGACCCCGTCGGCGTGCGCAAGACCATCGGCATGGTATTCCAGCGCCCGAACCCGTTCCCCACCATGTCCATTCGCGACAACGTGGTGGCCGGCCTGAAGCTGCAGGGCGTGCGCAACAAGAAGACGCTCGACGAGGTCGCCGAGCGGTCGCTCAAGGGCGCCAACCTGTGGAACGAGGTCAAGGACCGGCTGGAAAAGCCCGGCGGTGGCCTGTCCGGCGGTCAGCAGCAGCGGCTGTGCATCGCGCGCGCCATCGCGGTGCAGCCCGACGTGCTGCTGATGGATGAGCCGTGCTCAGCGCTGGATCCGATCTCGACGCTCGCCATCGAGGACCTGATCGCAGAACTGAAGCAGGACTTCACGATTGTCATCGTCACGCACAACATGCAGCAGGCGGCGCGTGTCAGCGACCAGACCGCGTTCTTCAACCTCGAGGCGACCGGCAAGCCGGGTCAGCTCATCGAGATCGACGACACCGAGAAGATCTTCTCCAACCCGACCAAGAAGGCCACCGAGGACTACATCTCCGGTCGCTTCGGTTAG
- a CDS encoding quinone oxidoreductase family protein: MKAAVVHEWGQEPRYLEFPEPQPREGAVVADVEASALTNLSRMVIMGKHYSSKEIQLPAIAGVDGVARLDDGSRVYTASLAPYGLMAERTLVNPGDAVPVPEHVDSVTAAAVPNPGMSAWMSLDYAAQTKPGDHVLVLGATGVTGSIAVQLAKFVFGAGRVVVAGRNPERLEWLRTVGADDVIALGTDDLTESVVAQHSARPFDAVIDYLWGTSAQQTLAALAAAHPSAHFHATRFIQVGSMTGASIQIDAATLRSTGVTLQGVGIGSVPPEALQRARTEGLPRMFAMLDSGEMQLTTVARPLADIENVWAAKEPSGTRVVITP; this comes from the coding sequence ATGAAGGCAGCGGTCGTGCACGAGTGGGGCCAGGAGCCCCGGTATCTGGAATTCCCCGAACCCCAGCCACGCGAGGGTGCCGTCGTCGCCGACGTGGAGGCGTCGGCGCTGACCAACCTCAGCCGCATGGTGATCATGGGAAAGCACTACAGCAGCAAGGAAATTCAGCTCCCCGCCATCGCCGGAGTCGACGGTGTCGCCCGCCTCGATGACGGTTCCCGCGTCTACACCGCGTCGCTCGCCCCGTACGGACTGATGGCCGAACGCACCCTCGTCAACCCGGGTGACGCCGTCCCGGTGCCCGAACACGTCGACTCGGTCACCGCCGCCGCGGTGCCCAATCCCGGCATGTCGGCGTGGATGAGCCTCGACTACGCCGCCCAGACCAAACCCGGCGACCACGTGCTGGTCCTCGGCGCCACCGGCGTCACGGGATCGATTGCCGTGCAGTTGGCCAAGTTCGTGTTCGGGGCGGGACGCGTCGTGGTGGCCGGCCGCAACCCTGAGCGACTGGAGTGGCTCCGCACCGTCGGGGCCGACGACGTCATCGCGCTCGGAACCGACGATCTCACGGAAAGCGTTGTCGCCCAGCACTCCGCGCGGCCGTTCGACGCCGTCATCGACTACCTGTGGGGCACGTCCGCACAGCAGACGCTCGCCGCCCTGGCCGCCGCGCATCCGTCGGCCCATTTCCACGCCACGCGGTTCATCCAGGTCGGTTCGATGACCGGTGCGAGCATCCAGATCGACGCTGCGACCTTGCGCAGCACCGGAGTCACCCTCCAAGGCGTGGGTATCGGCAGCGTCCCGCCCGAGGCGCTGCAGCGCGCCCGCACCGAAGGTCTGCCCCGGATGTTCGCGATGCTCGACTCCGGCGAAATGCAGCTGACCACCGTTGCCCGCCCGCTCGCCGACATCGAAAACGTCTGGGCGGCAAAGGAACCCTCCGGCACCCGCGTCGTCATCACGCCCTAG
- a CDS encoding MarR family winged helix-turn-helix transcriptional regulator, translating into MKTKSALITEISALVTAVGDKFDTDESDAERDFLAEHCPARLERTVRELPTLSLHLLAELADGPISVVGLAARADQLKGTVSKHVQRLVDAGLVSRLPVPGNRKELQLSPTPDGKTLIEVHQRMHDEMDAGRHDFLSRYPAAELSVLAKMLQDLLAADRDGVRLVPAERRVPNAREQT; encoded by the coding sequence GTGAAAACCAAGTCAGCGCTGATCACCGAGATCAGTGCACTGGTGACGGCGGTCGGGGACAAGTTCGACACCGACGAGAGCGATGCCGAACGGGACTTCCTCGCCGAACACTGCCCTGCGCGGCTGGAACGCACCGTGCGTGAGCTGCCCACCCTCAGCCTGCATCTGCTGGCGGAGCTCGCCGACGGGCCGATCAGCGTGGTTGGCCTCGCGGCGCGCGCCGACCAGCTCAAGGGCACGGTGTCCAAGCATGTGCAGCGCCTGGTCGACGCCGGTCTGGTCAGCCGCTTACCGGTGCCGGGCAACCGCAAAGAACTGCAGCTGAGCCCCACCCCGGACGGAAAAACCCTCATCGAGGTACACCAGCGCATGCACGACGAGATGGACGCCGGCCGACACGACTTCCTGTCGCGCTATCCGGCGGCGGAACTGTCGGTACTGGCGAAGATGCTGCAGGACCTGCTGGCGGCCGATCGGGACGGCGTGCGACTGGTACCCGCCGAGCGTCGGGTGCCAAACGCTCGCGAACAGACGTAA
- a CDS encoding type IV toxin-antitoxin system AbiEi family antitoxin domain-containing protein: MMLEDVFAVHNGVATARQLLATMTDRALARRVRAGEVFRVCHGVYSARPPDTTSRLRALDLLSDVPIVACMNTAAAMYGFDTEQDDRTHILDPGVRIRTSLDLSVHQRIGAPLKKLDGRLATAPAWTAIEVARALKRPRVLATLDAALRSGTCTRTELEQALDEQRGRRGVVAVRELLPLADARAESPMESEMRLVFIDWELPTPELQYEIRDLHGQLWRLDFAWPEYRVAAEYDSMEWHANPVAVKHDRIKTARLQEMNWTSVPAVVDDIRQYPVELCTRIRRHFDRAA; encoded by the coding sequence ATGATGCTCGAAGACGTATTTGCCGTCCACAACGGCGTTGCGACCGCACGGCAGTTACTCGCGACGATGACCGATCGGGCACTCGCACGCAGAGTCCGGGCAGGAGAAGTCTTCCGGGTGTGCCACGGCGTCTATTCCGCGCGACCTCCAGACACAACAAGCCGGCTCCGAGCCCTGGACCTGCTGTCCGACGTCCCCATCGTCGCCTGTATGAACACTGCCGCCGCGATGTACGGCTTCGATACCGAACAGGACGACCGGACCCACATCCTCGACCCGGGCGTGCGCATCCGGACTTCGCTCGACCTCAGCGTGCACCAGCGAATTGGTGCGCCGCTCAAGAAACTTGATGGCCGACTCGCCACTGCACCCGCGTGGACAGCGATCGAAGTCGCCCGAGCGCTGAAACGTCCGCGGGTGCTGGCCACGCTGGATGCGGCACTTCGTAGCGGCACCTGCACGCGGACGGAGCTGGAGCAGGCTCTCGATGAACAGCGTGGTCGTCGCGGAGTCGTCGCTGTCCGGGAGCTGCTACCACTTGCCGATGCGAGAGCCGAGTCACCGATGGAATCAGAAATGCGGCTGGTCTTCATCGACTGGGAGCTTCCCACCCCAGAATTGCAGTACGAGATTCGCGATCTCCACGGCCAACTATGGCGACTCGATTTCGCCTGGCCGGAATACCGCGTGGCGGCCGAGTACGACAGCATGGAATGGCACGCGAATCCCGTTGCAGTTAAACATGATCGCATCAAGACGGCACGACTACAGGAAATGAACTGGACCAGCGTTCCGGCTGTCGTCGACGACATCAGGCAATATCCAGTCGAGCTGTGCACTCGAATCAGACGCCACTTCGACCGCGCGGCCTGA